One part of the Rutidosis leptorrhynchoides isolate AG116_Rl617_1_P2 chromosome 1, CSIRO_AGI_Rlap_v1, whole genome shotgun sequence genome encodes these proteins:
- the LOC139852328 gene encoding uncharacterized protein, which yields MGSRLRGSNSDSEDLRIVQLIQEIEDDDSEVESALSILRVRGYIPREREVAAQRLWDDYFCETPKYPHKKFKRRFRMCIQLFLQIVQGITTFQSDNMPEYFTYFSQRFDAIGRPTFTTLKKCTSAIRQLAYGTAPDMWDQYLQMSEQTSIICLDYFCMCIITLYKKEYMRSPNAHDVARLYSAHEEIIWHAFFGMAGSNNDINVLNQSPIFDKLKNGTFPSAPFEVNGHEYSKGYYLADDIYPDWATLVKGYSCPTEEPTIKFTRFQASARKDVERAFGVLQGRFHIIRLASRSMSVNRMRRVMECCIILHNMILEDNGFALSKWEERFTTEEMENGMERIRNRDRDIIAREIRDRDLHNQLTEDLVEHIWNLPPTFRNSN from the exons ATGGGTTCGAGGTTACGGGGGTCTAATTCTGACTCCGAAGATTTGCGGATTGTTCAATTAATTCAAGAAATAGAAGATGATGATTCCGAAGTCGAATCGGCACTATCTATTCTGAGAGTTAGAGGTTACATCCCTAGGGAACGGGAGGTTGCTGCACAACGTTTGTGGGATGATTATTTTTGTGAGACGCCAAAATATCCACACAAAAAATTTAAACGTCGTTTTCGCATGTGCATACAATTATTTCTCCAGATAGTGCAAGGTATTACTACTTTCCAAAGTGATAATATGCCAGAATATTTTACTTACTTTTCTCAACGATTTGATGCTATCGGTAGGCCTACATTTACTACTTTAAAAAAATGTACGTCGGCTATACGTCAATTGGCGTATGGCACCGCTCCCGATATGTGGGATCAATATTTGCAAATGAGTGAGCAAACATCAATAATATGTCTAGATTACTTTTGTATGTGTATTATTACATTGTACAAAAAAGAATACATGCGATCTCCGAATGCACACGATGTTGCTAGATTGTATAGTGCTCACGAGGAGATT ATTTGGCATGCTTTTTTTGGGATGGCGGGTTCCAACAATGATATCAACGTTTTGAACCAATCACCTATATTTGATAAacttaagaacggaacatttccatCCGCACCATTTGAGGTAAATGGGCATGAATATAGCAAAGGATATTACCTTGCGGATGATATATATCCTGATTGGGCAACTTTAGTTAAAGGATATTCATGTCCTACTGAAGAACCAACGATTAAGTTTACAAGATTTCAAGCTAGTGCCCGAAAGGATGTAGAGAGGGCATTTGGGGTTCTTCAAGGTCGTTTTCATATTATACGCCTAGCTTCACGAAGTATGAGCGTTAACAGGATGCGAAGAGTGATGGAATGTTGTATCATATTACATAACATGATACTTGAAGATAACGGTTTTGCACTTTCTAAATGGGAAGAAAGATTCACTACCGAAGAAATGGAAAATGGTATGGAACGTATACGAAACAGGGATCGAGATATCATCGCAAGAGAAATAAGGGATCGAGATTTGCACAACCAACTCACCGAGGATTTAGTCGAGCACATTTGGAACCTTCCACCGACTTTTCGCAATTCGAattag